The Halarchaeum grantii genome contains a region encoding:
- a CDS encoding DUF7563 family protein, whose product MPECQNCGSFVTDAYSRVFTPDGLSAPRVCPNCEDKIRDGAEVREARSTRRT is encoded by the coding sequence ATGCCGGAGTGTCAGAACTGTGGGTCGTTTGTGACCGACGCGTACTCGCGAGTGTTCACCCCGGACGGACTCAGCGCGCCGCGCGTCTGTCCGAACTGTGAGGACAAGATCCGCGACGGAGCCGAGGTCCGTGAGGCCCGCTCGACCCGGCGCACGTAA